A single genomic interval of Coccidioides posadasii str. Silveira chromosome 1, complete sequence harbors:
- a CDS encoding uncharacterized protein (EggNog:ENOG410Q5HF) codes for MTPSLLSLHPQQLSWSIAAGLYSVFYWRNLSTRIACVGGPRSISAGTLTSTSTLASRNHVKKRSLLRTILPKKPSLSSYVKNAGDPGSPPEGAVAEPLQNVKGPLEEPTADVVEGPILAESEESHFPPQGAWDQY; via the coding sequence ATGACCCCATCACTCCTGTCACTACATCCTCAACAACTCAGCTGGTCCATTGCCGCTGgactctactccgtattctaCTGGCGTAACCTCTCCACAAGGATTGCTTGTGTTGGTGGACCCCGCAGCATAAGCGCCGGAACACTGACCTCCACCAGTACCCTAGCCAGCAGGAACCATGTCAAGAAGCGCAGCTTGCTCCGGACGATTCTCCCGAAGAAGCCATCGCTGAGCAGCTATGTTAAAAATGCCGGAGACCCAGGCAGTCCTCCTGAAGGTGCTGTCGCTGAGCCGCTACAAAATGTCAAAGGGCCTCTTGAGGAGCCTACCGCGGACGTTGTTGAAGGACCTATTCTAGCTGAATCAGAGGAATCTCATTTTCCACCTCAAGGTGCCTGGGATCAGTATTAA
- a CDS encoding uncharacterized protein (EggNog:ENOG410PSQM), which translates to MFRAFLHTTSARAGLSASPLNRRSLSYASQHSVFPATLYRFQIHRRSDLYDRRLEQDDWEYEDGVEVSDDDGLVRPKVAPRVSNGALFMPNTHFMQEITRRSFDNYLDGVDSGKPTAEPHYLCIPQGTSIPNVLTLFREQASRFSLQPSYPMTLAALNEALTKFYSESGHVIAAEEWLDKNPYHEAGFDDSEDWMSK; encoded by the exons ATGTTTCGAGCTTTCCTTCATACCACTTCAGCGAGGGCTGGCCTTAGTGCAAGCCCTTTGAACCGTCGCAGCCTGTCATATGCGTCTCAACACTCAGTATTTCCAGCTACATTATACCGGTTTCAAATCCACCGTAGATCGGATCTCTATGACAGACGGCTAGAGCAAGACGACTGGGAATATGAAGATGGAGTTGAGGTTTCTGATGATGATGGACTGGTGCGTCCGAAGGTTGCACCGCGTG TTTCAAACGGAGCCTTGTTTATGCCGAATACGCACTTTATGCAAGAGATAACGCGAAGATCCTTTGATAACTACTTGGATGGTGTTGACAGTGGCAAGCCCACGGCTGAGCCCCATTATCTTTGCATCCCGCAAG GAACTTCCATCCCAAATGTCTTGACCCTATTCCGTGAACAGGCGTCTCGATTCTCCCTTCAACCATCGTATCCCATGACATTGGCCG CGTTGAACGAGGCTCTCACTAAGTTCTATTCTGAGTCTGGTCATGTCATTGCCGCCGAAGAATGGTTGGATAAGAATCCGTATCATGAGGCGGGATTTGATGATTCTGAGGACTGGATGAGCAAGTGA
- a CDS encoding uncharacterized protein (EggNog:ENOG410Q5ID) — translation MGLFNKQLPGQAQFFSPSKVAAAREHATELELEKHIKSAQAEELKHQHALKRQQKAQEVAERNAVREAAHIQHEKEAEEKKAQKRKAAKEKASQQAKQQRMKASAPKSNTLSTIQTSLSENTLF, via the exons ATGGGCCTTTTCAACAAGCAACTCCCTGGTCAGGCTCAATTTTTCTCACCTAGCAAGGTTGCTGCCGCTCGGGAACATGCCACTGAACTAGAGCTTGAGAAGCATATTAAAAGTGCTCAGGCTGAGGAACTCAAACACCAACATGCTCTTAAGAGGCAGCAAAAGGCTCAGGAAGTGGCAGAACGCAACGCAGTAAGAGAAGCAGCCCATATACAGCATGAGAAGGAGGctgaggagaagaaggccCAGAAGCGCAAAGCAGCCAAAGAGAAGGCCTCTCAACAAGCAAAGCAGCAGCGGATGAAGGCTTCGGCACCTAAATCTAACACCCTAAGCACTATACAAACTTCCCTTTCTG AGAATACACTCTTTTAA
- a CDS encoding uncharacterized protein (EggNog:ENOG410PH19~COG:S~TransMembrane:3 (o1975-1997i2009-2031o2037-2059i)~BUSCO:106at33183) translates to MEQWRERGYVPDSDDEDELDILRGPELEELDDDDPLQGDTGLFARSTTANKDSNIARLQASFIRSEQSEPPSSPDELHFDEHLPARAPARHIVKAFTTLNDDLDGDGDGSSSLSSPPSTITSPWSTKSAQLDQSRAATVEEHPKEDVIQLEEIPDDILPGIHGHHGRSLRQRNAIQLHPYLLENAQYQRLLKARGLQPVRVNIVDHAPQKDSDESQNQLYQDANALPSSSPDVSFHFPPSSPGPVEPTDTRRPPLCPSSNQPQVVIRKYSRKTYGSSRTERNDKAWQSNKRRKISNSNEEARATVQVSSSQDQVAVVDNIISRSQGTSIFDVPLSPPPSGSLSSAQSFQSPRDANEFRFPPGMTPPTVATPTTETRSRSNGVQTIFAELLSEAESENDIETVQQADSDSTPETSEAESTELRRIRRKIKGVLPASWLRLDLQEQEKKAKEASRKEALKFANRQRENAKGIARKISRTGNERINTGGSRATAFLISDDSGSDVELVGSVKPSYHSNTTSRRPNGLESLVMDLDDEADIPEDNRIDYMYPAPRHYISSDKRVSLGPKGGRKRENNSTSRRTQGSTRKPRRQARITDTISRRDRSENKVPRIPRLGILDAPDLKNRPSHCQPQFLRVAARCARRRRNYARQSQSRKFFRLGNRDDTQDINETLRAWRNGTIAQNCLVSWESTKECPGLQIRSNSDPTLLQRGPSDVNDSLDVPMGDSPSNRLDAAVIGRENIDRTFHQHEMDSVRSRPATTPKAKQSRLPRHGFVVSSFKRRVPRPVEMDSSSKAYVSGGGASFSFQKTLSTLNADYRQLNRNDRLPLARFLSRNGRPMPRGTESILPPKGGKSITQTLFPKTNISLPREPRKRRPQHIDSEAVEYRQPLEHDFNVVPADSVKSAEIGESRPLRGLHPTLQWYTVDFDTFPLQAGTYFHESTFIGSGEFARSLNLLSRDLDRNCGQSTIFDGNHVYRWGTWNDTLSSELGTLLERIVVTPTRSGARHDHAQASSPSHRTQLLQLYRSVILFASDTLSFSDPVDRKICVERCLSILSILRDGTRSYTPDIENLEELEYSVQIEMFNLVLANQIQQIASHELIASRKALEIGNVMSDFASRVLQMLLSDSGTYCIRKFLEENKRLEKREAGIRQEYPLVDAYLVTRRIIYGQVQPTKPMASDPVSKGLWALALDRCLEDIRDLERIWRSLFSLLPLQEFDELGIFRVGLRFKDCQSHWGVVAQLISKVFEIYKVDGGGQSPSFNRYVRALFHRCFHLIKGWGWQHCIPILENLFDFFARNLFHNLRNEPTYGSPTFLNDLDKSPALDVDSSDTCFHIFLKIVATALRSMTTFQDKKKIRNIAWRLLPNHGRVYPKDQPLREEDLDALRNHHDLLCTLYWSVPDGCRPRPETIRHLVHPATSHKEACSINIHAWSRLVRFKLSTGEEGSGLMEFANWHSDFTVEMLKQHSLARTELENAVVLASTFARQSIENAITKNQRQIESLINSALTGMKKALETATTMSHAMILMEKLPIEKLLGLFNPSMRRLNGVVCQTLELLHAYTAMGSQTQRSQVSVDTSEDSQDYGDWTGFEEIYDQQMNVADPAITYIDTVIRPALSRFVSRVFGEDQTPDDSLLTTAIDTWVEVANVLVKHRLRQWDSYLNLYDGESWASLRMTDQTRRFMPYFLASLICKDSGALSECRSRIFNHWIESLVERGSLLKFQHSLTTAILNGCHRDPLLDNLPFSVHKASERYAISLDEFCQRRISLLSCLLSNMREHLTKLEERNQPDVYLRSEYCEIIRTLMAKMRRNYEELGSPNGSGHGSYVGFVHRVVEFLQQHSQSICPIDEFFMDPTTFPLPASDPTYVVAKIKSYGTRLSVVKIAKQLVMFVQNVSERAAVDGHQVYLVDQVYKAMHHTYSEKDHGQPYLRSFLLQCVFPAYVENAFSNPVGWILVRPLLQSTSRIFLDLLLDVDTAHHRYISLIVECILAYFVSVDHALRLLTDHPGLLEEASVLLTLISFLETILASLPLIDYLYRISESAIPLVLYVSYFKQFILFAVSSLFDPSAARAPDYIEFTGNKLSTTPAFFKDIREFATKQLQKSLRNDWSLHNGQYFVRRGMQSKTVIVDPACLNGDVAMAGFVNTAEVFFGVLEGLQAFSSVTCC, encoded by the coding sequence ATGGAACAATGGCGGGAGCGTGGCTACGTCCCCGACTCTGATGACGAGGATGAACTGGACATTCTTCGGGGGCCTGAACTCGAGGAATTAGACGATGATGACCCATTACAAGGCGATACTGGGCTGTTTGCTCGATCAACAACGGCGAATAAGGATTCGAACATTGCCCGTCTACAAGCCAGTTTTATTAGGTCTGAGCAGAGTGAACCTCCCTCATCGCCGGACGAACTACACTTTGACGAGCATCTACCAGCCAGAGCCCCGGCCAGACATATTGTTAAGGCCTTCACAACGTTGAATGATGATCTTGATGGTGACGGAGACGGGTCCTCATCCCTTTCGTCTCCCCCATCCACGATCACCTCCCCGTGGTCAACCAAGAGCGCCCAATTGGACCAGAGTCGAGCTGCAACGGTCGAAGAACATCCAAAGGAAGACGTTATACAACTCGAAGAAATACCCGACGATATTCTTCCAGGTATTCATGGGCATCACGGCAGGTCTTTAAGACAACGAAATGCTATCCAATTGCATCCATACCTTTTGGAAAATGCTCAGTATCAAAGGCTGCTAAAAGCAAGAGGCTTACAACCTGTCCGTGTCAACATCGTTGACCATGCACCTCAAAAGGATTCAGATGAGAGTCAAAACCAGCTCTATCAAGATGCAAACGCTCTGCCTTCAAGCAGTCCGGACGTTTCTTTCCATTTCCCACCCTCGTCTCCTGGACCAGTAGAACCGACCGATACCAGACGTCCTCCGCTATGTCCTTCGTCGAACCAACCTCAAGTCGTTATTCGCAAGTACAGCAGAAAAACATACGGCTCTTCCAGAACAGAACGAAACGATAAAGCCTGGCAAAGCAATAAACGCCGCAAAATTTCAAATAGCAACGAAGAAGCCAGGGCCACTGTCCAGGTTTCATCCAGCCAGGACCAGGTCGCTGTGGTCGATAATATTATTAGCCGTTCTCAAGGAACCAGTATTTTTGATGTACCTCTCTCACCACCGCCTTCTGGCAGCCTCTCGTCTGCACAATCATTTCAAAGTCCACGAGATGCAAATGAGTTTCGCTTTCCTCCTGGAATGACACCCCCCACCGTTGCCACCCCAACCACGGAGACACGCTCAAGGTCGAACGGTGTACAGACCATTTTTGCGGAGCTTTTGTCAGAAGCCGAATCAGAAAATGACATTGAAACGGTTCAGCAGGCCGACAGTGACTCCACTCCAGAGACCTCAGAAGCGGAGTCTACCGAATTAAGAAGAATAAGGCGAAAAATTAAGGGCGTCCTTCCCGCCTCATGGCTAAGACTTGATCTTCAAgaacaggaaaagaaagccaAAGAGGCATCCAGAAAGGAAGCATTGAAATTCGCCAACCGTCAACGAGAAAATGCCAAGGGTATTGCTCGAAAAATATCTAGAACTGGCAATGAGAGGATCAATACAGGTGGCTCCCGTGCAACTGCCTTTCTGATATCTGACGATTCTGGCTCTGATGTAGAGCTCGTGGGATCCGTGAAGCCTTCTTACCACTCGAATACAACCTCCAGACGGCCCAACGGACTGGAGAGTCTCGTGATGGATTTAGACGACGAAGCTGATATTCCGGAAGACAATCGAATTGATTACATGTATCCTGCGCCGCGTCATTATATATCATCCGATAAACGCGTGTCATTAGGCCCTAAGGGGGGcaggaaaagagaaaataattCTACTTCTAGGAGAACCCAAGGCTCAACCCGCAAACCCAGGCGACAGGCAAGGATTACCGATACTATAAGTAGGCGAGACCGGTCAGAAAACAAGGTCCCCAGGATACCTAGACTAGGTATACTTGATGCTCCGGATCTCAAAAACAGACCTTCACATTGCCAGCCCCAGTTCCTCCGGGTTGCGGCTCGTTGTGCCCGAAGAAGGCGCAATTATGCACGACAAAGTCAGAGCCGCAAATTTTTCCGATTGGGCAATAGGGATGACACGCAAGATATTAACGAAACGCTACGTGCATGGAGAAACGGGACGATAGCACAGAATTGCCTTGTCAGTTGGGAAAGCACGAAAGAATGCCCAGGTTTACAAATACGGAGCAATTCCGATCCTACGCTTCTTCAGCGTGGCCCTAGCGACGTTAATGATTCTCTTGATGTACCAATGGGCGATTCTCCCTCTAACCGTCTGGATGCTGCTGTGATTGGTAGAGAAAATATCGACCGGACATTCCACCAACATGAAATGGATTCGGTACGAAGTCGACCGGCAACGACACCCAAAGCCAAACAAAGCCGACTACCTCGCCATGGATTCGTTGTTTCCTCTTTTAAGCGACGTGTTCCAAGGCCAGTGGAAATGGACAGCAGCTCCAAAGCATATGTTAGTGGCGGAGGCGCTTCTTTCTCCTTCCAAAAGACGCTCTCCACGTTGAATGCGGACTATAGACAGCTGAACAGAAATGATCGACTTCCATTAGCAAGATTCCTTTCCCGAAACGGTCGCCCAATGCCTAGGGGAACCGAGTCCATACTTCCACCTAAGGGCGGCAAAAGCATAACCCAAACGCTATTCCCTAAAACTAACATCTCCCTGCCCAGAGAGCCAAGGAAGCGAAGACCTCAACACATCGATTCGGAGGCGGTTGAGTATCGTCAACCTCTTGAACATGACTTCAATGTGGTTCCAGCGGATTCTGTGAAATCTGCTGAGATAGGCGAATCCCGGCCTTTAAGAGGCCTTCATCCAACGCTACAATGGTATACCGTTGACTTCGACACGTTCCCTCTCCAGGCTGGCACTTATTTCCACGAGTCTACTTTTATTGGAAGCGGTGAGTTCGCCCGGTCATTGAACTTGTTATCTCGGGATCTTGATAGGAATTGCGGTCAATCTACTATATTCGATGGTAATCATGTCTATCGATGGGGTACATGGAATGATACATTATCTTCCGAACTTGGGACCTTGCTGGAGAGAATCGTGGTCACCCCGACGAGGTCTGGTGCAAGGCATGACCATGCACAGGCTAGCTCTCCTTCGCACAGAACGCAACTATTACAACTTTACAGATCTGTCATCCTGTTTGCCAGCGATACACTTAGTTTTAGCGACCCCGTTGATAGGAAAATTTGTGTTGAGAGGTGCTTGTCTATTCTTTCTATATTACGCGATGGGACTCGATCATATACCCCTGACATCGAAAATTTGGAAGAGCTTGAATACAGTGTTCAGATCGAAATGTTCAACCTGGTGCTTGCGAATCAAATCCAACAAATTGCATCGCACGAACTTATTGCATCGAGAAAAGCGCTTGAAATCGGTAATGTGATGAGCGACTTTGCTAGTCGTGTTCTTCAAATGCTGCTAAGTGACTCCGGAACATATTGCATCAGAAAGTTTCTCGAGGAAAACAAGCGTctagagaagagagaggcAGGAATTCGACAGGAATACCCCCTTGTGGATGCATACCTTGTGACTCGACGCATTATTTACGGTCAGGTTCAACCCACAAAACCAATGGCCAGTGACCCTGTTTCAAAAGGTCTCTGGGCATTGGCTCTCGACCGGTGCCTCGAAGATATTCGAGATTTAGAAAGGATCTGGCGAAGCTTATTTTCACTCCTGCCTCTCCAAGAGTTTGATGAATTAGGAATTTTCCGAGTGGGCCTCCGATTCAAAGATTGCCAGAGTCACTGGGGTGTCGTCGCTCAATTGATATCAAAGGTCTTTGAGATATATAAAGTTGATGGTGGTGGGCAAAGCCCCTCCTTCAATAGATATGTTAGAGCTCTTTTTCATCGCTGCTTCCATTTAATAAAAGGGTggggatggcaacattgcATTCCTATACTTGAAAACCTCTTCGATTTCTTTGCACGGAATTTATTCCACAACCTCCGAAATGAACCTACATATGGATCCCCGACCTTCCTTAACGACCTTGATAAGTCGCCAGCCCTCGATGTCGATTCAAGTGACACTTGTTTCCACATATTTTTAAAAATTGTTGCAACGGCATTACGTTCCATGACTACGTTCcaagataaaaagaagatccgAAATATCGCCTGGCGTCTGCTACCAAACCACGGCCGAGTTTATCCAAAGGACCAGCCTCTGCGTGAAGAAGATCTTGACGCTCTGCGAAATCATCATGATCTCCTATGTACACTTTATTGGTCAGTTCCGGACGGGTGCCGACCACGTCCAGAAACCATTCGACATTTAGTACATCCCGCAACGTCTCATAAAGAAGCGTGCAGTATTAATATTCATGCCTGGTCTAGGCTGGTAAGGTTCAAATTGTCCACAGGAGAGGAAGGATCAGGTCTTATGGAGTTTGCCAATTGGCATAGCGACTTTACTGTGGAAATGCTGAAGCAACACTCGCTTGCTCGGACAGAACTGGAGAATGCAGTTGTCCTGGCTTCTACATTCGCTCGCCAATCCATTGAAAATGCAATCACCAAAAATCAGAGACAAATAGAGTCCCTCATCAACAGCGCTCTAACTGGCATGAAGAAAGCGCTGGAGACAGCCACGACTATGTCTCACGCTATGATATTAATGGAGAAGCTTCCTATCGAGAAGCTGCTGGGCTTGTTCAATCCATCAATGAGGCGGCTGAACGGAGTTGTGTGCCAAACCTTAGAGTTGTTGCATGCTTATACAGCCATGGGAAGCCAGACCCAGAGGTCCCAGGTGTCTGTTGATACTAGTGAGGACAGTCAAGATTATGGTGATTGGACCGGATTTGAAGAAATATACGATCAGCAGATGAACGTAGCGGACCCTGCGATTACCTACATAGACACTGTTATTCGGCCTGCGCTCTCTCGATTTGTATCGCGTGTCTTCGGAGAGGACCAGACGCCCGACGATTCTCTGCTCACGACTGCAATAGATACATGGGTAGAGGTGGCAAATGTTCTTGTCAAACATCGATTGCGACAATGGGATAGTTACCTTAACCTCTATGATGGAGAATCTTGGGCATCCCTGAGAATGACCGACCAGACAAGGAGGTTTATGCCATATTTCCTTGCAAGCCTCATTTGTAAAGATTCTGGTGCCCTTTCTGAATGCCGATCTCGAATATTCAACCACTGGATCGAATCGTTAGTAGAAAGGGGTTCGTTGCTTAAATTTCAGCATAGCTTGACCACTGCTATCCTCAACGGGTGCCACAGGGATCCTCTCTTGGACAACTTGCCGTTTTCAGTGCATAAAGCGAGTGAGCGATATGCCATATCATTGGATGAGTTTTGCCAGAGGAGAATATCACTTCTCTCGTGCCTTCTCTCGAATATGCGGGAGCACCTAACCAAGCTCGAGGAAAGGAATCAGCCCGACGTGTACTTGCGCAGCGAATACTGTGAGATAATTAGAACTTTAATGGCCAAAATGCGGCGGAACTATGAGGAGCTTGGAAGTCCCAATGGCTCAGGCCATGGTTCCTATGTGGGCTTTGTTCACCGGGTAGTCGAGTTCTTGCAACAACATTCTCAGAGTATATGCCCCATAGACGAATTTTTCATGGACCCAACCACATTTCCGCTCCCTGCTTCTGACCCGACTTATGTGGTTGCCAAGATCAAGAGCTATGGTACTCGTTTGTCAGTTGTTAAAATTGCGAAACAGCTTGTTATGTTTGTTCAGAACGTATCCGAGCGAGCAGCGGTAGATGGCCACCAGGTTTATCTCGTGGACCAGGTTTATAAAGCGATGCACCACACGTACAGTGAAAAAGATCATGGACAACCATATCTTCGTTCGTTTCTCTTACAATGCGTGTTTCCTGCCTACGTTGAAAACGCTTTTAGCAATCCAGTCGGCTGGATTTTAGTACGACCATTATTACAGTCGACCAGCCGTATATTCTTGGATCTATTATTAGACGTGGACACAGCACATCATCGGTATATCTCTCTCATTGTGGAATGCATACTCGCTTACTTCGTCTCCGTGGACCATGCACTCCGACTCCTAACTGATCATCCGGGACTCCTCGAGGAAGCGTCAGTCCTACTCACACTCATCTCATTCTTGGAAACGATTCTTGCCTCTCTACCACTCATCGATTACCTTTACCGCATCTCAGAGAGTGCCATTCCATTGGTGTTGTACGTGAGTTACTTCAAACAATTCATCCTCTTCGCTGTGTCTTCGCTCTTCGATCCGTCCGCCGCCAGAGCGCCTGATTACATTGAGTTCACTGGCAATAAATTATCAACTACGCCCGCATTTTTCAAAGATATTCGAGAATTCGCAACCAAACAACTTCAGAAATCTCTGAGGAATGATTGGTCTTTGCACAATGGGCAATACTTTGTACGAAGGGGAATGCAGAGTAAAACGGTTATCGTCGATCCGGCCTGTCTGAACGGAGATGTGGCGATGGCAGGGTTCGTGAACACCGCAGAAGTATTTTTTGGTGTATTGGAAGGGTTACAGGCATTTTCATCAGTAACCTGCTGTTAA
- a CDS encoding uncharacterized protein (TransMembrane:1 (o6-25i)) yields MARGSGLFPVALAVGFGILNGYIVFQPAYADREAKKFQQSHQGSTYGVKEAALSTNTEMSSLTSQSTSDSASTSTESPKTSSLENTGSWWSRGKTNEDSSTTS; encoded by the exons ATGGCACGAGGCAGCGGACTTTTCCCTGTCGCCCTGGCTGTGGGCTTCGGCATTCTGAATG GATATATCGTTTTCCAACCGGCTTATGCGGATCGCGAGGCGAAAAAATTCCAACAATCCCA TCAAGGTAGCACCTACGGAGTTAAAGAAGCCGCGTTATCTACCAATACCGAGATGTCCAGCCTTACAAGCCAATCGACGTCCGACTCCGCGTCGACGAGTACAGAATCCCCGAAAACCTCCTCATTGGAAAATACCGGTAGTTGGTGGAGTAGAGGGAAGACAAATGAGGATTCGAGCACAACTTCCTAG
- a CDS encoding uncharacterized protein (EggNog:ENOG410Q07S~COG:S~BUSCO:11767at33183) gives MAERPVKRLRQQEDGTDVPPYHHISTPNDAGESSDDWQPQTPSNSRNAPSAGSMSRPQKATGGIQSSPSVTVSRSPSSPPEETKRSIRLTVKMPASKLREVTSSADARPHNIFTEPVVITGPRSSRSKKKIVEVDSDEEDDDLESAIEAEEEEDDDDDDDGDDAANDVDEDEEDEEDDEEEEDDDDDADAEADEDIDAEGDPDPDVDAEGDIDMDDVPPVSHHHRSRPTVTVTPVAAAKVRNVEARNVDLEEEDDDDDEELSELGSEPEAEKGEDTILQEEGEDEEEVEEEEDEEMEEEDEEDEIATPMEASRASSPGYTSRMTKRQRERLQYGDFLQLPMEPQVKKHLTAEEHAMRRAEMARRRKNLSEKRNEEEKMDTINKLLKKQAPKRRGKISAAETAGEASPRVQEAEEGSQPEPTMVRYVMNRDGCRLGVPNEWLGTPAGLVFGSRTAVPSGQGHGRLVEEL, from the exons ATGGCAGAACGGCCAGTCAAGCGTCTTCGCCAACAGGAAGACGGTACGGACGTGCCTCCGTACCACCATATTTCGACTCCAAACGACGCTGGCGAAAGCAGTGACGATTGGCAACCACAGACCCCAAGCAACAGTCG CAACGCGCCTTCCGCGGGTAGCATGTCAAGGCCACAGAAAGCCACGGGAGGAATACAGTCTTCCCCTTCAGTTACGGTCTCTCGATCGCCATCAAGCCCACCTGAAGAAACCAAGAGGTCGATTCGCTTAACAGTAAAAATGCCAGCCAGCAAACTCCGTGAAGTCACGTCTAGCGCAGACGCCCGTCCTCACAATATATTTACGGAGCCAGTGGTCATCACTGGGCCAAGAAGCAGTCGAtctaaaaagaaaattgtcGAGGTTGATAGcgacgaagaagatgatgatctGGAATCTGCTatagaagcagaagaagaagaagatgatgatgatgatgatgatggtgatgatgcAGCGAATGATgtcgatgaagatgaagaagatgaagaagatgacgaagaggaggaggatgatgacgatgatgcaGATGCTGAAGCGGACGAAGACATCGACGCTGAAGGTGATCCTGATCCGGACGTTGATGCTGAAGGCGATATCGATATGGATGATGTCCCCCCAGTTTCTCACCACCATCGGTCGAGACCAACTGTCACCGTGACTCCGGTAGCAGCAGCTAAGGTGAGAAACGTCGAAGCCAGGAATGTTGATTTAGAGGaagaagacgacgatgacgacgaaGAGCTCTCTGAATTGGGCTCAGAGCCTGAAGCGGAAAAAGGTGAAGACACCATTCtccaagaagaaggagaggacgaagaggaggttgaagaagaagaggatgaagagatggaggaagaagatgaagaggatgaaaTTGCCACTCCGATGGAAGCCAGCCGCGCAAGCTCGCCAGGCTACACTAGCAGAATGACCAAACGTCAAAGAGAGCGCTTACAGTATGGGGACTTCTTGCAATTGCCTATGG AACCGCAAGTTAAAAAGCATTTGACAGCGGAGGAGCACGCAATGCGCCGCGCTGAAATGGCACGACGGAGGAAGAACCTCAGCGAGAAACGTaacgaagaagaaaaa ATGGATACTATCAACAAGCTACTCAAAAAGCAGGCACCGAAACGTCGAGGCAAAATTAGCGCTGCAGAAACGGCAGGAGAGGCTTCTCCACGGGTTCAAGAGGCTGAGGAAGGCTCTCAACCCGAGCCTACTATGGTGCGATATGTCATGAACAGAGATGGCTGCAGGCTGGGCGTACCAAACGAGTGGCTTGGGACACCTGCCGGCCTAGTCTTTGGAAGCCGTACCGCAGTCCCTAGTGGCCAGGGACATGGTAGACTTGTGGAGGAACTATGA
- a CDS encoding uncharacterized protein (EggNog:ENOG410PN4Q~COG:U~BUSCO:11627at33183) — protein sequence MPDPKTPSIPSWQLAANRAAKTQEDTPPSSPNESPSADKETLLEQASQFLQDESIRNAPTDQKTAFLESKGLKQDDIKKLLGVSTHPEAAEDKKEEPAATSPTSEEQFTSSKKPTSESPPISSSSTLQQNSAPTRDIPPIITYPEFLAQASKPPPLVSLQTVLYTLYGAAGLASTMYGASEFLIKPMIASLTGARHELAETAQRNLETLNEKLELNVSTIPPAAMKSRKHASSDEGEAGEADSITSDPTELFHRDIATQTSPELENPPSTLPKPDSLTESQKALDTHVSRLSSISSQLNDILYAEMQNDLSTNNVKDRISNLQTYLDSLAYSSPSYLSSSLYGTYGDDSKGDKQGMSSGEADAIAAFRAEVRSAKGVLLSARNFPAGVRGGVRGMTRSATASQGA from the coding sequence ATGCCTGATCCGAAGACTCCCTCCATTCCGAGCTGGCAACTGGCCGCAAACCGTGCCGCGAAAACCCAGGAGGATACTCCTCCAAGCTCCCCTAACGAGAGCCCATCAGCAGATAAGGAGACCTTGCTCGAGCAAGCATCGCAATTCTTGCAGGATGAGTCGATACGTAATGCTCCTACGGATCAGAAAACTGCTTTTCTTGAGTCCAAAGGCCTAAAACAAGACGACATCAAGAAACTTCTCGGTGTATCGACGCATCCAGAGGCGGCAGAGGACAAGAAAGAAGAACCGGCAGCCACAAGTCCAACTTCAGAGGAGCAATTTACATCGTCTAAGAAGCCCACGTCTGAGAGTCCCCCCATTTCTTCGTCTTCGACACTACAGCAGAATTCTGCTCCCACTCGCGATATTCCCCCAATAATAACCTATCCCGAATTCCTCGCCCAGGCTTCAAAGCCCCCTCCGCTCGTAAGCCTCCAAACGGTCCTATATACGTTATATGGCGCTGCGGGTCTCGCATCTACTATGTATGGCGCAAGCGAATTTTTAATCAAGCCCATGATTGCCTCCCTTACCGGCGCGCGACATGAACTTGCAGAAACAGCACAACGAAACCTTGAAACCCTAAACGAGAAATTAGAATTAAACGTTTCTACAATACCTCCAGCGGCAATGAAATCACGAAAACACGCATCGTCGGACGAGGGAGAGGCGGGAGAAGCAGATTCAATCACCTCAGACCCAACAGAGCTTTTCCACAGGGACATCGCTACCCAAACCAGTCCAGAACTCGAGAACCCCCCTTCGACGTTACCGAAACCAGACTCTCTCACGGAATCCCAAAAGGCACTAGACACCCACGTCTCCCGCCTTAGCTCCATATCCTCCCAGCTCAACGACATCCTCTACGCCGAAATGCAAAACGATCTCTCGACCAACAACGTCAAGGACCGTATTTCCAACTTGCAGACCTACCTTGATAGCCTAGCGTACAGCTCCCCATCCTATCTAAGTTCGTCTTTGTATGGAACGTATGGCGATGACTCAAAGGGGGATAAGCAGGGCATGTCAAGTGGAGAAGCGGATGCAATAGCCGCATTCAGAGCAGAGGTCAGGAGCGCCAAAGGTGTTTTGTTGAGCGCAAGGAACTTCCCGGCCGGAGTACGCGGGGGCGTCCGTGGGATGACGAGAAGTGCGACTGCTTCGCAGGGTGCGTGA